In Rhodanobacter denitrificans, a single window of DNA contains:
- a CDS encoding NAD-dependent epimerase/dehydratase family protein — MHVLITGGAGFIGSHLVALHLARGHKVHVVDDLSTGLRANLAPFEESPNFRFDEADMLTWPLLQQAAAWADRIYHLAAVVGVYRVIAEPTRVLATNIAACERLFRTIAASGWLPQVVVASSSEVYGHHHEERLGEEMDLSVSTRVGTRWNYSVSKIADEALALSYAQKFGIPVVVARFFNTIGPRQTGRYGMVVPRFVEQAVRGEPITVYGTGEQTRSFCDVRDNVAALDLLASRGSGDALVANVGNDREISMNALAELIRERADSDSPITHVPYLKAYGEDFEDIQRRRPELTRLRTLTGFRHRYTLEDTLDELIQERRIASAETTHGHRTLVCHQS; from the coding sequence ACTTGTCGACCGGCCTGCGCGCGAACCTGGCACCTTTCGAGGAGTCGCCGAACTTCCGCTTCGACGAGGCGGACATGCTCACCTGGCCGCTGCTGCAGCAGGCCGCCGCCTGGGCAGACCGCATCTATCACCTCGCCGCCGTGGTCGGCGTGTACCGCGTGATCGCCGAGCCGACGCGCGTGCTGGCCACCAACATCGCCGCCTGCGAACGGTTGTTCCGCACCATTGCCGCCAGCGGCTGGCTGCCGCAGGTAGTGGTCGCCTCCAGTTCCGAGGTCTACGGCCACCACCACGAGGAGCGGCTGGGCGAGGAGATGGATCTCAGCGTGTCCACCCGCGTCGGTACGCGCTGGAACTATTCGGTCAGCAAGATCGCCGACGAGGCGCTGGCCCTGTCCTACGCGCAGAAATTCGGCATCCCGGTGGTGGTGGCGCGCTTCTTCAATACCATCGGGCCGCGCCAGACCGGCCGCTACGGCATGGTCGTGCCGCGCTTCGTGGAGCAGGCGGTACGCGGCGAACCGATCACGGTGTACGGCACCGGCGAGCAGACCCGCTCGTTCTGCGACGTGCGCGACAACGTGGCCGCGCTCGACCTGCTCGCCTCGCGCGGGAGCGGCGACGCGCTGGTGGCGAACGTCGGCAACGATCGCGAGATCAGCATGAACGCGCTGGCCGAACTGATCCGCGAACGCGCCGACAGCGATTCGCCGATCACCCATGTGCCGTACCTGAAGGCCTACGGCGAGGATTTCGAGGACATCCAGCGGCGTCGGCCGGAGCTGACCCGGCTGCGCACGCTGACCGGGTTCCGGCACCGCTACACGCTGGAAGACACGCTCGACGAGCTCATCCAAGAACGGCGCATCGCCTCAGCAGAGACCACACATGGCCACCGCACCCTGGTTTGTCATCAGTCCTAA
- a CDS encoding glycosyltransferase family 2 protein — protein sequence MATAPWFVISPNALLSVVGLLRGPDRTVPTPAQDWRAATVDVVIPAYREAENIAHCLVSVARQTHQPRNIIVVDDGSNDGTASRAEQTAQRLGLKVTVIRRQASIGKTPTLKRQAREFDADVEFILDGDTFLESPDYIARCVEELYKGVGIASVCGRVLPMRLSDRRRMAETPEYAAVLGGKPYVDPKSSRTRLQLMWWGLTNIYRDCLYRYLQGFVFHGQMVFFGGITNPVGCAVAYRREYIKDLFDRYEPHFGDNLTNSEDIFIGFALINQGYRNAQLTDVTARSEEPLATHLPRQIALWSSSFLQSCYYFDALVRSPFKAFARLRRRWHERHGEHGEHIREMRKVAEPYRQAFGEEVTRRYGRPLGWIIFMSAIEKVGFPTALIVMPLLRMWEPLLITVLAESLLSLMVLVVISKGERWKAFGKSLLVTPLRYALILTEVVTIGRFASDLWITRNRKWRK from the coding sequence ATGGCCACCGCACCCTGGTTTGTCATCAGTCCTAACGCGTTGCTCAGCGTGGTCGGATTGCTGCGCGGACCGGACCGGACCGTGCCGACGCCCGCGCAGGACTGGCGCGCCGCCACGGTGGACGTGGTGATCCCCGCCTACCGCGAGGCGGAGAACATTGCCCATTGCCTGGTCTCGGTGGCGCGGCAGACGCACCAGCCGCGCAACATCATCGTCGTCGACGACGGCAGCAACGACGGCACCGCCAGCCGCGCCGAGCAGACCGCGCAGCGGCTGGGCCTGAAGGTCACGGTGATCCGGCGGCAGGCGTCGATCGGCAAGACGCCCACGCTCAAGCGCCAGGCGCGCGAGTTCGACGCCGACGTCGAGTTCATCCTCGACGGCGACACCTTCCTGGAATCGCCCGACTACATCGCCCGCTGCGTCGAGGAGCTGTACAAGGGCGTCGGCATCGCCTCGGTCTGCGGCCGCGTGCTGCCGATGCGCCTGTCCGACCGTCGCCGCATGGCAGAAACCCCGGAATACGCCGCGGTGCTCGGCGGCAAGCCATACGTCGACCCCAAGTCCAGCCGCACCCGCCTGCAGCTGATGTGGTGGGGCCTGACCAACATCTACCGCGATTGCCTGTACCGCTACCTGCAGGGCTTCGTGTTCCACGGCCAGATGGTGTTTTTCGGCGGCATCACCAACCCGGTGGGCTGCGCGGTGGCCTACCGCCGCGAATACATCAAGGACCTGTTCGACCGCTACGAGCCCCATTTCGGCGACAACCTCACCAATTCCGAGGACATCTTCATCGGCTTCGCGCTGATCAACCAAGGCTACCGCAACGCCCAGCTGACCGACGTCACCGCCCGTTCCGAGGAACCGCTGGCCACGCATCTGCCCAGGCAGATCGCGTTGTGGTCGTCTTCGTTCCTGCAAAGCTGCTACTACTTCGACGCGCTGGTGCGCAGCCCGTTCAAGGCCTTCGCGCGGCTGCGCCGCCGCTGGCACGAGCGGCACGGCGAACACGGCGAGCACATCCGCGAGATGCGCAAGGTCGCCGAGCCCTATCGGCAGGCATTCGGCGAGGAGGTCACCCGGCGCTACGGCCGCCCGCTGGGCTGGATCATCTTCATGTCGGCGATCGAGAAGGTCGGCTTTCCCACCGCGCTGATCGTGATGCCGCTGCTGCGCATGTGGGAACCGCTGCTGATCACGGTGCTGGCCGAATCGCTGCTGTCGCTGATGGTGCTGGTGGTGATCTCCAAGGGCGAGCGCTGGAAGGCCTTCGGCAAGAGCCTGCTGGTGACGCCGCTGCGCTATGCGCTGATCCTCACCGAGGTCGTCACGATCGGCCGATTCGCCAGCGACCTCTGGATCACGAGGAACCGGAAATGGCGCAAATGA
- a CDS encoding polysaccharide deacetylase family protein has translation MKGWLHLACIALMCLLPAATRAAPAVTASQDRRIAITFDDLPWASLDPNTPLPAQGTVPPRIAAESVRLLQAIEGTGTPAIGFVNSARLLVGGQPQADRTAMLDAWLDAGLELGNHTDTHADLHIVGIQAYEDDILACDRVLRPLLAKRGREPQWFRHPYLRTGRTPEDKAAMGAFLAAHGYRIAPVTVTSSDWIWAAAYAKALDRGDAATQAKLRAQYVPYLLRRVNYFEHRSIRLLGYALPQVMLLHANALNADTYPDFVAGLRARGYRFVDLDEAMRDPAYRRADKFTGALGTSWIHRWAIAAGRSWKFYGGEPTSPKWVTDLAGVPPE, from the coding sequence ATGAAGGGATGGCTGCACCTGGCCTGCATCGCGCTCATGTGCCTGTTGCCGGCGGCGACCAGGGCGGCGCCGGCCGTCACGGCATCCCAGGACCGGCGCATCGCGATCACCTTCGACGACCTGCCCTGGGCCAGCCTCGATCCGAACACGCCGCTGCCCGCGCAGGGAACGGTGCCGCCGCGCATCGCAGCCGAGTCCGTGCGCCTGCTGCAGGCGATCGAGGGTACGGGGACACCTGCCATCGGTTTCGTCAACTCCGCGCGTCTGCTGGTCGGCGGCCAGCCGCAAGCGGACCGCACGGCGATGCTCGACGCCTGGCTCGATGCCGGACTGGAACTGGGCAACCACACCGACACCCATGCCGACCTGCACATCGTCGGCATACAAGCCTACGAGGACGACATCCTCGCCTGCGACCGTGTGCTGCGCCCGCTGCTGGCCAAACGCGGCCGTGAACCGCAATGGTTCCGTCACCCTTACCTGCGCACCGGGCGCACGCCGGAGGACAAGGCGGCGATGGGCGCCTTTCTCGCCGCGCACGGTTACCGCATCGCGCCGGTCACGGTCACTAGCTCCGACTGGATCTGGGCCGCCGCCTACGCCAAGGCGCTGGACCGCGGCGATGCCGCCACCCAGGCGAAGCTGCGCGCGCAGTACGTGCCCTACCTGCTGCGCAGGGTGAACTACTTCGAGCACCGCTCGATCAGGCTGCTTGGCTATGCGTTGCCGCAGGTGATGCTGCTGCACGCCAATGCGCTCAATGCCGACACCTACCCCGATTTCGTCGCCGGCTTGCGCGCACGCGGCTACCGATTCGTCGACCTCGACGAAGCCATGCGCGACCCCGCCTATCGGCGCGCGGACAAATTCACCGGCGCGCTCGGCACCAGCTGGATCCATCGCTGGGCGATCGCCGCAGGCAGGTCGTGGAAGTTCTACGGCGGCGAACCGACGTCGCCGAAATGGGTGACCGACCTGGCCGGCGTGCCCCCGGAGTAG
- a CDS encoding LysR family transcriptional regulator codes for MKKPTETLNKAKKSRRSAAKKQGAGGHAGDAGSRFYYKGNRHKQLRAFVSVVKLGTLTRAAEALYLSQPTISLQLQALERELGVSLLERRRRRINLTDAGEALYELARPLVEGWDTLDRDFQARVKGLQAGRLTIAAGTSTIQYLLPELVRRYREQHPAVQLQLANVTGKDGLALLRADEADFAVGSMLDVPNDIAWAPVQHYDPMLILPPDHPLAAKEKITLEDISPYGLILPPQRLSTYRLVDLVFQQRQVPYHVAIEVGGWDVIKEYVAMGLGISIVTGICITAADHVRLAVRNMKQYFPQRSYGVVMRKGKFLSAEARAFVDLIRPGLLTHRDYDESGHSGR; via the coding sequence ATGAAAAAGCCCACCGAAACGCTGAACAAGGCAAAAAAATCGCGTCGCAGTGCAGCAAAAAAGCAGGGCGCGGGCGGGCATGCGGGCGACGCCGGCAGCCGTTTCTATTACAAGGGCAACCGCCACAAGCAGCTGCGTGCCTTCGTCAGCGTGGTGAAGCTGGGCACGCTGACCCGCGCCGCCGAGGCGCTGTACCTGTCGCAACCCACGATCAGCCTGCAGTTGCAGGCGCTGGAGCGGGAACTCGGGGTGAGCCTGCTGGAGCGCCGGCGCCGGCGCATCAACCTCACCGACGCGGGCGAGGCGCTGTACGAGCTGGCACGGCCGCTGGTGGAGGGGTGGGACACGCTGGATCGCGACTTCCAGGCCCGCGTGAAGGGGCTGCAGGCCGGCCGGTTGACCATCGCCGCGGGCACCTCGACCATCCAGTACCTGCTGCCCGAGCTGGTGCGCCGCTACCGCGAGCAGCACCCGGCCGTGCAACTGCAGCTGGCCAACGTCACCGGCAAGGATGGCCTGGCGCTGCTGCGCGCGGACGAGGCCGACTTTGCGGTCGGCTCGATGCTGGACGTGCCCAACGACATCGCCTGGGCGCCGGTGCAGCACTACGACCCGATGCTGATCCTGCCGCCGGACCATCCGCTGGCGGCGAAAGAGAAGATCACGCTGGAGGACATCTCGCCATATGGCCTGATCCTGCCGCCGCAGCGGCTGTCCACCTATCGCCTGGTCGACCTGGTGTTCCAGCAGCGCCAGGTGCCGTATCACGTGGCGATCGAGGTGGGCGGCTGGGACGTGATCAAGGAGTACGTGGCGATGGGCCTGGGCATCTCCATCGTCACCGGCATCTGCATCACCGCGGCCGACCACGTGCGCCTCGCCGTGCGCAACATGAAGCAGTACTTCCCGCAGCGCAGCTACGGCGTGGTGATGCGCAAGGGCAAGTTCCTCAGCGCCGAGGCGCGCGCCTTCGTCGACCTGATCCGGCCCGGCCTGCTGACCCATCGCGACTACGACGAGTCGGGGCATTCGGGGCGCTGA
- the aceB gene encoding malate synthase A: protein MAVPQERLDTGSVEIHADPAGYAGILTPAALAFLARLHRRFEATRRLLLQARRERQARYDAGDLPDFRADTAAIRDGDWRVAPIPAALQDRRVEITGPVERKMIINALNSGAKVFMADFEDSSSPTFTNQLDGQLNLRDAVNGTIAFTSPEGREYRVNDKPAVLVVRPRGWHLHDRFFSVDGEAVAGALVDFGLFAFHNARALHARDRGPYFYLPKLEAMEEAALWDAVMAAAEDELQLPPGTMKATVLIETLPAAFQMHEILHALRRRAVGLNCGRWDYIFSYLKTLRGHRDRLLPERGQVQMTAPFLKAYSELLIQTCHRRGAFAMGGMAAQIPIKGDEAANEAALAKVRADKLREVQAGHDGTWVAHPALVPVAQEIFDRYMPAPNQLGVLRQDVQVTREQLLAAPNGTITRAGFDNNVEVCLRYTAAWLDGLGCVPIHHLMEDAATAEIARAQLWQWLRHADVPAGGAPAGGALEFPDHAPIDFALFDHAVAVHTHRLRDSHHPGAARADDAAALLSAMTHADQLGDFLTLPAYDQLA, encoded by the coding sequence ATGGCAGTCCCGCAGGAACGACTCGATACCGGCAGCGTCGAGATCCACGCCGACCCGGCCGGCTACGCCGGCATCCTGACTCCCGCGGCGCTGGCCTTCCTGGCCCGGCTGCACCGCCGCTTCGAGGCCACCCGGCGGCTGCTGCTGCAGGCCCGCCGCGAGCGTCAGGCCCGTTACGACGCCGGCGACCTGCCGGACTTCCGCGCCGACACCGCGGCGATCCGCGACGGCGACTGGCGCGTGGCGCCGATCCCGGCCGCGCTGCAGGACCGCCGCGTCGAGATCACCGGCCCGGTCGAACGCAAGATGATCATCAACGCGTTGAACTCCGGCGCGAAGGTGTTCATGGCCGACTTCGAGGATTCCTCCTCGCCCACCTTCACCAACCAGCTCGATGGCCAGCTCAACCTGCGCGACGCGGTGAACGGCACCATCGCGTTCACCTCGCCCGAGGGCCGGGAATACCGCGTCAACGACAAGCCGGCGGTGCTGGTGGTGCGTCCGCGCGGCTGGCACCTGCACGACAGGTTCTTCAGCGTGGACGGCGAAGCGGTGGCCGGCGCGCTGGTCGACTTCGGCCTGTTCGCCTTCCACAACGCCCGTGCCCTGCATGCACGCGACCGCGGCCCGTACTTCTACCTGCCGAAGCTCGAGGCGATGGAAGAGGCCGCACTGTGGGACGCGGTGATGGCGGCGGCCGAGGACGAGCTGCAGCTGCCGCCCGGCACGATGAAGGCCACCGTGCTGATCGAGACGCTGCCGGCGGCGTTCCAGATGCACGAGATCCTGCACGCGCTGCGCCGCCGCGCGGTCGGCCTCAACTGCGGCCGCTGGGACTACATCTTCTCGTACCTGAAGACCCTGCGCGGCCATCGCGATCGCCTGCTGCCGGAGCGCGGCCAGGTACAGATGACCGCGCCGTTCCTGAAGGCCTATTCCGAGTTGCTGATCCAGACCTGCCATCGTCGCGGCGCGTTCGCGATGGGCGGCATGGCCGCGCAGATCCCGATCAAGGGCGACGAGGCGGCGAACGAGGCCGCGCTGGCCAAGGTGCGCGCCGACAAGTTGCGCGAGGTGCAGGCCGGCCACGACGGCACCTGGGTGGCGCATCCGGCGCTGGTGCCGGTGGCGCAGGAAATCTTCGACCGGTACATGCCCGCGCCGAACCAGCTCGGCGTGCTGCGTCAGGACGTGCAGGTGACGCGCGAACAGCTGCTCGCCGCGCCGAACGGCACGATCACCCGCGCCGGCTTCGACAACAACGTCGAGGTCTGCCTGCGCTACACCGCGGCCTGGCTGGACGGCCTGGGCTGCGTGCCGATCCACCACCTGATGGAGGACGCCGCCACCGCCGAGATCGCGCGCGCGCAGCTGTGGCAGTGGCTCCGCCACGCCGATGTTCCGGCCGGCGGGGCGCCGGCCGGGGGCGCCCTGGAATTCCCCGACCACGCGCCGATCGACTTCGCGCTGTTCGACCACGCCGTAGCCGTGCACACCCACCGCCTGCGCGACAGCCACCACCCCGGCGCCGCCCGCGCCGACGATGCCGCGGCCTTGCTCAGCGCGATGACCCACGCCGACCAGCTCGGCGACTTCCTCACCCTGCCCGCCTACGACCAGCTCGCCTGA
- the aceA gene encoding isocitrate lyase, whose translation MKTTLPTAEQITLDWNNNPRWTGVQRNYAAEDVVRLRGTVAVEHSLARRGAERLWKSLHQEDFVNALGALTGNQAMQQVKAGLQAIYLSGWQVAADANVAGEMYPDQSLYPANSVPLVVKRINNTLLRADQLHHAEGKDDCDWLVPIVADAEAGFGGVLNAFELMKAMIEAGAAGVHFEDQLASVKKCGHMGGKVLVPTREAVDKLNAARLAADVAGVPTLLVARTDADAADLLTSDIDANDRPFITGERTVEGFYRVRPGLDQAISRGLAYAPYADLIWCETSKPNLGDARRFAEAIHARFPGKLLAYNCSPSFNWKKNLDDATIANFQKELGAMGYKFQFITLAGFHSLNYGMFDLAHGYARRQMSAFVELQEKEFAAAERGFTAVKHQREVGTGYFDQVTQAIQQGQSSTTALKGSTEEAQFKQASAA comes from the coding sequence ATGAAGACCACCCTGCCCACCGCCGAACAAATCACCCTGGACTGGAACAACAACCCGCGCTGGACCGGCGTGCAGCGCAACTACGCCGCCGAAGACGTGGTGCGCCTGCGCGGCACGGTCGCGGTCGAGCATTCGCTGGCCCGCCGCGGCGCCGAGCGGCTGTGGAAGTCGTTGCACCAGGAGGACTTCGTCAATGCGCTGGGCGCGCTCACCGGCAACCAGGCGATGCAGCAGGTCAAGGCCGGCCTGCAGGCGATCTACCTCAGCGGCTGGCAGGTCGCCGCCGACGCGAACGTGGCCGGCGAGATGTATCCCGACCAGTCGCTGTACCCGGCCAACTCGGTGCCGCTGGTGGTCAAGCGGATCAACAACACCCTGCTGCGCGCCGACCAGCTGCACCATGCCGAAGGCAAGGACGACTGCGACTGGCTGGTGCCGATCGTGGCCGACGCCGAGGCCGGTTTCGGCGGCGTGCTGAACGCGTTCGAGTTGATGAAGGCGATGATCGAGGCCGGCGCCGCCGGCGTGCATTTCGAGGACCAGCTGGCCTCGGTGAAGAAGTGCGGCCACATGGGCGGCAAGGTGCTGGTGCCGACCCGCGAAGCGGTCGACAAGCTGAACGCCGCGCGCCTGGCGGCCGACGTCGCCGGCGTGCCGACCCTGCTGGTGGCACGCACCGACGCCGACGCCGCCGACCTGCTCACCTCGGACATCGATGCGAACGACAGGCCCTTCATCACCGGCGAGCGCACCGTCGAAGGCTTCTACCGCGTGCGCCCGGGGCTGGACCAGGCGATCAGCCGCGGCCTCGCCTACGCGCCGTACGCCGACCTGATCTGGTGCGAAACCAGCAAGCCGAACCTGGGCGACGCGCGCCGCTTCGCCGAGGCGATCCACGCGAGATTCCCCGGCAAGCTGCTGGCCTACAACTGCTCGCCCAGCTTCAACTGGAAGAAGAACCTGGACGACGCCACCATCGCCAATTTCCAGAAGGAGCTGGGCGCGATGGGCTACAAGTTCCAGTTCATCACCCTGGCCGGCTTCCACAGCCTCAACTACGGCATGTTCGACCTGGCGCACGGCTACGCGCGCCGCCAGATGAGCGCCTTCGTGGAACTGCAGGAAAAGGAATTCGCCGCCGCCGAGCGCGGCTTCACCGCGGTGAAGCACCAGCGCGAAGTGGGCACCGGCTACTTCGACCAGGTGACCCAGGCGATCCAGCAGGGCCAGTCCTCGACCACCGCGCTGAAGGGCTCGACCGAGGAGGCGCAGTTCAAGCAGGCCTCGGCAGCGTAA
- a CDS encoding cation:proton antiporter, whose translation MTIELGLMLAGMLMIGFLAQWLAWRVKLPAILFLLLAGIVLGPVSGVLDPDKLLGGLLFPSVSLAVALILFEGSLTLRFHELPGIGKAVRGLVSYGAVASLLLLALAAHLVAGLAWPIALLFGALACVTGPTVIAPMLRTLRPNARIANTLRWEGIVIDPLGALFAVLIYEAIVSRQEGHTIGIFVATIGCGVVIGALSAWLMAFFLRRQMIPEYLQNYAVLAAVLLAFSLSNTITHESGLLAVTIMGIALGNLRGVHIDDILDFKESLTTVLVSLLFILLAARLHWPLPDGMLGAGIALFVIAQLVVRPLTVAIASFGSGLHWRERALIGWVAPRGIVAASVSALFALRLGALGVAGAEALVPLVFTLIIGTVILQSATARPLAIWLKVAEPEPRGVLIFGSDQVARAIGKALDEAGFRVVLADDDWDGIRQARMDGLATFFGNPASPHAERHLDLTGIGRLLAVSTHRERNSLACVHYRQEFGREKVYRLRNLTPQENTDRAALAGSLLAPPLFDEEMTHGRFAEMMREGWRIKTTRLSSTFDWPHFIEQYGSNSVLMFGVEEKGALRVASARRELEPKPGWTVIALVPPAEPGAE comes from the coding sequence ATGACGATCGAGCTGGGCCTGATGCTCGCCGGCATGCTGATGATCGGCTTCCTGGCGCAGTGGCTGGCATGGCGGGTCAAGCTGCCGGCGATCCTGTTCCTGCTGCTGGCCGGCATCGTGCTGGGTCCGGTCAGCGGCGTGCTCGATCCGGACAAGCTGCTCGGCGGGCTGTTGTTTCCGAGCGTGTCGCTGGCGGTGGCGCTGATCCTGTTCGAGGGCAGCCTGACCCTGCGCTTCCATGAGCTGCCGGGAATCGGCAAGGCGGTGCGCGGGCTGGTCAGTTACGGCGCGGTGGCCTCGCTGCTGCTGCTGGCGCTGGCCGCGCATCTCGTCGCCGGGCTGGCCTGGCCGATCGCGCTGCTGTTCGGCGCGCTGGCCTGCGTGACCGGGCCGACGGTGATCGCGCCGATGCTGCGCACGCTGCGCCCGAATGCGCGCATCGCCAACACGCTGCGCTGGGAAGGCATCGTGATCGATCCGCTGGGGGCGCTGTTCGCGGTGCTGATCTACGAGGCAATCGTGTCGCGCCAGGAAGGCCACACCATCGGCATCTTCGTGGCCACCATCGGCTGCGGGGTGGTGATCGGTGCGCTGTCCGCCTGGCTGATGGCGTTTTTCCTGCGGCGCCAGATGATCCCCGAGTACCTGCAGAACTACGCCGTGCTGGCCGCGGTGCTGCTCGCCTTCAGCCTATCCAACACGATCACCCACGAGTCGGGCCTGCTGGCGGTGACGATCATGGGCATCGCGCTGGGCAACCTGCGCGGCGTGCATATCGACGACATCCTCGACTTCAAGGAAAGCCTCACCACGGTGCTGGTGTCGCTGCTGTTCATCCTGCTGGCGGCGCGGCTGCACTGGCCGCTGCCGGACGGCATGCTGGGCGCGGGCATCGCCCTGTTCGTGATCGCGCAGCTGGTGGTGCGGCCGCTGACCGTGGCGATCGCCAGCTTCGGCAGCGGGTTGCATTGGCGCGAGCGCGCGCTGATCGGCTGGGTGGCGCCGCGCGGCATCGTGGCGGCGTCGGTGTCGGCACTGTTCGCGCTGCGCCTCGGCGCACTCGGCGTAGCCGGAGCGGAAGCGCTGGTGCCGCTGGTGTTCACCCTGATCATCGGCACGGTGATCCTGCAGAGTGCCACCGCGCGGCCGCTGGCGATCTGGTTGAAGGTGGCCGAGCCGGAGCCGCGCGGCGTGCTGATCTTCGGTTCCGACCAGGTCGCCCGCGCGATCGGCAAGGCGCTGGACGAAGCCGGCTTCCGCGTGGTGCTGGCCGACGATGACTGGGACGGCATCCGCCAGGCGCGCATGGATGGGCTGGCCACGTTCTTCGGCAACCCGGCCTCGCCGCACGCCGAACGCCACCTCGACCTGACCGGCATCGGCCGGCTGCTGGCGGTTTCCACCCATCGCGAGCGCAACTCGCTGGCCTGCGTGCATTACCGGCAGGAGTTCGGGCGCGAGAAGGTGTATCGGCTGCGCAACCTGACCCCGCAGGAAAACACCGACCGCGCAGCGCTGGCCGGCAGCCTGCTCGCCCCGCCGCTGTTCGACGAGGAGATGACCCACGGCCGCTTCGCCGAGATGATGCGCGAAGGCTGGCGGATAAAGACGACCCGGCTCAGCAGTACCTTCGACTGGCCGCACTTCATCGAGCAATACGGCTCGAACAGCGTGCTGATGTTCGGCGTGGAGGAGAAGGGCGCGCTGCGGGTGGCCTCGGCCAGGCGCGAGCTGGAGCCGAAGCCGGGCTGGACGGTGATCGCGCTGGTGCCGCCGGCCGAACCCGGCGCCGAGTGA
- a CDS encoding YifB family Mg chelatase-like AAA ATPase, with translation MSLAVTLSRAQEGIAAPQVMVEVHLSGGLPCTNIVGLPEAAVREARDRVRVAIQNTAFEYPGRRVTVNLAPAELPKDGGRFDLPIALGILAASGQVPREKLDDCEFLGELALTGSLRGVSGVLPALLRARTRGRRVVVPRANAAEAALVSDVDVRVADTLAEVCGWLRGAHELSMPVGIPSDGGADDGPDLADVRGQLQARRALEITAVGGHHLLLVGPPGTGKTMLAERLPGILPPLSESEALETCAVLSVAGQVTDPKHWRRRPFRAPHHTASAVALVGGGSYPRPGEISLAHNGVLFLDELPEFSRHVLEVLREPMESGHIVISRAARQSAFPAQFQLVAAMNPCPCGYAGDPRCQCTPDQVQRYRARISGPLLDRIDLCVEVPPVPLAELGTPRNARDEDSATVRVRVLKARRQSLMRAGRPNAEISTRELERDCALGPAERRWFESALERLGLSARAYHRVLRVARTIADLDGGAALLEREHLAEALQYRRF, from the coding sequence ATGAGTCTTGCCGTCACCCTCAGCCGCGCCCAGGAAGGGATCGCCGCACCGCAGGTGATGGTCGAGGTACACCTTTCCGGCGGCTTGCCGTGCACCAATATCGTCGGCCTGCCCGAGGCCGCGGTGCGCGAGGCGCGCGATCGCGTGCGGGTGGCGATCCAGAATACCGCCTTCGAGTATCCCGGCCGCCGCGTCACCGTGAATCTGGCGCCGGCCGAGTTGCCCAAGGACGGTGGCCGTTTCGACCTGCCGATCGCGCTGGGCATCCTCGCCGCCAGCGGCCAGGTGCCGCGCGAGAAACTGGACGACTGCGAATTTCTCGGCGAGCTGGCGCTGACCGGCTCCCTGCGCGGCGTCTCCGGCGTGCTGCCGGCGCTGCTGCGCGCACGCACGCGTGGTCGTCGGGTGGTGGTGCCGCGCGCGAACGCCGCCGAGGCGGCGCTGGTCTCCGATGTGGATGTGCGCGTGGCCGACACGCTGGCCGAAGTGTGCGGCTGGCTGCGCGGCGCGCACGAACTGTCGATGCCGGTCGGCATCCCCAGTGACGGCGGTGCCGACGACGGTCCGGATCTGGCCGACGTGCGCGGCCAGTTGCAGGCGCGGCGCGCGCTGGAGATTACCGCGGTGGGCGGCCATCACCTGCTGCTGGTCGGGCCGCCGGGTACCGGCAAGACCATGCTGGCCGAACGCCTGCCGGGCATCCTGCCGCCGCTGTCGGAATCGGAGGCGCTGGAAACCTGCGCGGTGCTGTCGGTGGCTGGGCAGGTCACTGATCCGAAGCATTGGCGGCGGCGGCCGTTTCGCGCGCCGCACCACACCGCGTCGGCGGTGGCGCTGGTCGGTGGCGGTTCGTATCCGCGCCCGGGCGAGATTTCGCTGGCGCACAACGGCGTGCTGTTCCTGGACGAGTTGCCGGAGTTCAGCCGGCACGTGCTGGAGGTGCTGCGCGAGCCGATGGAATCGGGCCACATCGTGATCTCGCGGGCGGCGCGGCAGTCGGCGTTCCCGGCCCAGTTCCAGCTGGTCGCGGCGATGAATCCGTGCCCCTGCGGCTATGCCGGCGACCCGCGCTGCCAGTGCACGCCGGATCAGGTCCAGCGCTACCGCGCACGCATTTCTGGGCCGCTGCTCGACCGCATCGACCTGTGCGTGGAAGTGCCGCCGGTGCCGCTGGCCGAGCTGGGTACGCCGCGCAACGCACGCGACGAGGATTCCGCTACGGTGCGCGTGCGCGTGCTCAAGGCGCGCCGGCAGTCGCTGATGCGCGCGGGCCGGCCGAATGCCGAGATCAGCACGCGCGAACTGGAGCGCGACTGCGCGCTGGGGCCGGCCGAGCGCCGCTGGTTCGAATCGGCGCTGGAGCGGCTGGGCCTGTCCGCGCGCGCCTACCACCGCGTGCTGCGGGTGGCGCGCACGATCGCCGACCTCGACGGCGGCGCCGCCTTGCTGGAGCGCGAGCACCTGGCCGAAGCGCTGCAATACCGGAGGTTCTGA
- a CDS encoding accessory factor UbiK family protein: protein MMDRQDIDKIALRLVSLVPPGVAQVHQDLRTNFQDVLAQGLRRLDLVTREEFDVQSQVLARTRAKVDELERRVAELEATLAARAGQ from the coding sequence ATGATGGATAGGCAGGATATCGACAAGATTGCCCTGCGACTTGTGTCGTTGGTACCGCCAGGGGTGGCACAGGTGCATCAGGATTTGCGAACCAACTTCCAGGACGTTCTGGCGCAGGGATTGCGCCGCCTCGACCTGGTCACCCGCGAAGAATTCGACGTCCAGTCCCAGGTACTGGCGCGCACCCGCGCCAAGGTCGACGAATTGGAGCGACGCGTGGCCGAATTGGAGGCCACGCTGGCTGCCCGCGCGGGTCAGTGA